The Ptychodera flava strain L36383 chromosome 7, AS_Pfla_20210202, whole genome shotgun sequence DNA window ATAAATGTATAATAATCAGTCACGTGACGAAGAAATGACGAGAATAGCATGACGACATTACCGCCTATGCCCCTAGTTTCATCTATTAACATTAGAACAAGCAACTTCATTTTACACATGGACAGAACACAATGGAAAAATTCAAGCTTTGATCTGTCATTAGACATCTTCTGTCTTTCTCTATGAGTGAGAAAAAACATTATTAGGTAAAATTTCAGTGATTCCAATAGAGTGGGTGGATCCTATTATATGGAAAAATAGGGCGACTGAAGTTTTCTCCAAACGTTTATCTATTTGCAGGTATATCCCACAgccaattttattttgtctctCTTAACGATATTATCACTTTAACAATTGCAGATCTACATGATGCCGTCGTGAGATTTAATTTCGCTCCGGTAAAAAATTTCGAACGAGACGTCGGAACGAAAACGACAATAAGAATAATCAATAATCAATTCCTTGAGAAAAAAGAGTTCACAGAGCAACTTACGAAAAGGAAagacatgttgaaagacacCACATTAGTGATATGGAAGACAACGGATGGAATTTACAATGGAAATCTTTATCAGGTAAGATTGCCGTCATAAGATGCATTCAATCAGCGCCCGTAACTACGTCACTAAATACGCAATTGTAATGATAGTAGCATGTGGATAGTGCAGTGGTCTACTTCAATTTTGggttttaaaaatgtacaaaattgcCGCATAGAAAGTATGTAAGTCAATAAGTAGGAATCTCTGCAGAACTGTTTCAGTTACAGGCTTTTGGGTTACGGTTAGGGTGTCAGGGGGTAAGGTGTAGGGTGTAAGGGTGTTGGGTGTCAGGGTGTAGGGTCTCAGTGTGTCCATAAAAATGTGCAAAGTGTTGCAAAAATCTTAATCTATAAGTCTTTTCACTTTCATGTTTAATCGTATACAAGATTTAGAATTGGTGTTCAGCTCCGCTGTTTGATGTACATGTCATTGCACTATTTGATGTATTCATTTTGGAGATATATAACCAATCTATGCCCGTTCCTGCAGTGGATGAAACGCAGTAAAACCTTCATAACAGCTTACTCAGAGTGGACTTCAGAACTTTCAACAAACCCAATGTATGTCGTTAATCCGGTTTCACTATGGCGTGGGTGGGATGTTATCCAGGAGTTCTATAACGAACCCCTCCCACCCCATACCCCATCCTCGGGATTTGTTGGTGAGTTGATAAATAACTAGATGAACGAATGAATAAAatagatgaatgaatgaatggatggatggacggatgaaGGAATAGATTAGTGAATgaatagatagacagacagacagatagatagatagatagatagatagatagatagatagatagataaataaataaataaataaaaactatatacataagtaaataaatagactttttgtgtaaataccacacacacacgcgcgcgcgtatgtatgtgtgtatgtatgtatgtatgtatgtatgtatgtatgtatgtatgtatgtatgtatgtctcatGGGATTTTTAGTTATCAATTCGTTATATTATAAGAACTCTTATGTAATTTGTTTGTGCGCACATTTGTCTGTTGAGACTGCGTGCGACATCTTAACGCGATCTGTCACTGTCGTCTCCGTACTAATGTATGCCTTGTTTCCTATCCATGCATCTTAAAGGAGTGCTGTTGATGCTACCGCAATGCGAAGAAATTGACGTGTATGGTTACGTACGACCGAACTGGAAGGCTCATATCACTTGTCACTACTTTGCTGAGAAGTGCCCACCTCAGCCCAAACAGGCATATCATCCTGTCAGAGCAGAGCGCCATCTTCTGTTGAAGATGAacagtggagatttagccgaggtGAAGAACAAGGGACGAGTTACTTTACCAGGTTTTTCAAATGTAACTTGTGTTTGAGTCAAATATGCTACCCCCATTTTCGAAAACACGAAGACATTGTGCTTAAAGTACTGGTTCTCTTTctgtacaaaaaaaatatttcgccTTGATTATTTGAGAATAAAAGATAAGCTatattattaaaatgaaaaaaaataaataaataaaacgtgACCGTCTCAACTGAGCAAAGTTATCAACATAGTTCACATTACAAACAAAGCGAAGACGATTATCTTGTTATATACTACGTTGAATATCGCGGTTTAGCGGTCTTTTAGATTATATGATGTTATTGAAACCAGTCCTCAATTTAAAGAGTTTGTAATCTCAAAACATGTTATAGAAAGAAAAGAGAAATTTAATAATTGTGACTTGGTGGATTCACTAATCAATGGAAACACTTATTCCGCCCAAATTTTAAAGATATTCGTTTAATTCGTTTTAATTCAATTCTTAAAACTGTCATTGATACTGCGATAATTTATACAAAAGGACCATCTCGTTTATTTTGGTGAATTTGTCACTTTCCCATGTATAGACTGTATTTTAacttttgacaagtaaattagTTCAGGACTTCAAttcaaacgtaaacaataacagttcaTTTAACATGTATaaacgctgtgttgacaaggtagacagttggtgtttcaacatgaatgggagagtagaacaagaacagtAAATTGACATACAAAGCAAAATTCGTGAAAAAGCATTACAACTAAAGGCCCTTTATTAGAGCTGTTTGgatatgaaaaacaggaaactaTGAATTCGCTGTATATTTGCGTCAGGTTTTAGACAACTATTATCTCAAGTATGCACTTTCTATAAAGAAACcataacacgattagaactaatttgggataattgggtgttcatatttttcacatttctgaaTAATATTAGGggctctatagctgaatgttgcaatattacaaattactcataaaacaaagaaaagcagataagcttaCGTTTGTAAATTAAACTgaaattacttcaccatccaattatccaaaattagttccaatcgtgttctctCCATACTTTTGTACATTGACTAACATTATGAAATCTTTTGTGTAAACACTACAATGCTAGCTATGttccaataaaaaaattcttgaaataCAGAAACGTATCTGTTTGGATTATCATCTAATTACTCAAGTTCTTACCAGCGAAGTGAAAAGAACCGACCCCATTCCGAATCAGAGTCAAATAATATACTTGCTGTTACTCTTATCACTTACGAGAACAGATGGCTGCTAGCTCATAAATCCAGATATGAACCAATGCAGATGTTATTTTACGTAAAGTTATTTTTAATATCACACGCACATGTCTGCATTCATGAGAAAGATTAACCATTTAACAAATTTTAATCAGAAGAGCACAAGATCATAAGATTCCGAGCAGTATACACACCATTGTCATCACAAATAGCTACCCTTATTTTAATATAAATGAAAGCGAAAAGTGTAACTCTAATGCTTGTCCACAATGATGGGAAATGTGCGTTCTGTTTACCCAGAATAACAATTAATCACTGAATATGATGTATATTACTGTAAAATAACGACATTAGATGTTGTGCCTTCAGCATTAGAATTGCCCGAATTTTCTCTCAGGCTAGACTCAAGGAATTAAAACTACGAAACAGTATATGAATAGCACGCAATCTGTTCTTATGCCATTATCATAGGAAACCAACACAATCGTTAACATAGGGGTAGGAACATTTGTACTGATGTGTGTATAGATgtcagcatatatatatatatatatatatatatatatatatatatatatatatatatatatatatatatccaaggGGATTGCActatatttcatatatatatattatatatatatatatatatatatatatatatatatatagacacgtATGTGTATAGCAAACGTAGTTACAGGGTCAATGATTGCTGACGATGTCGAGAAATTGGTCGAATTTATTTTCAACGCGTGACATCATAATGCTAGACTGTCTCAAACCTATTGAATAATACAACGGCGTCAGTGATACAAATTGCTGAGGCATCTCGCTATACTAGGAATATACTTACAGAAATGTCCATTCGGCATTTGGACTAAAGCCATTGAAGTGGTACGAGAacagtttatttttctttatggAAATATTACAGATTTTTACAGATAGAAGAACAATGAATAAAGTGGGAAAAGGGGAGACGGGAAAAAAGTTGTCAACATGCAACGAGTCGAGTCCGCCCCGGTCTCGAACTGAGTAATTGGGCAAAGCTGttcacaaatatttgttttttctaaACCGGAAagtataaatgaatgaataaatacattatatgaaaaaacaaataaacaaatcgagaaaagcaaaaataaagaaatacaaaaatacgAATCGATACTTTGAAATGAATGAATCAAAAGGCTATAAAGACAGTGTAATTTATGCAGGTTCAATGTAAGTGTGCATGTCAATAGATATCGCTTGTATTCGTGTTTGAAATAATTCTGCTGTCAAGATTTCTCATGCCGACTGGGATGCTATTCCAAGCCTTAAGTTTGTACCAGGGTACTTCATAATGCGTTTACCTGCTTATGCCCGAATACAAAAGTCATTTCTAATGTTTTGTCTTGTTTATATGAATGG harbors:
- the LOC139136251 gene encoding beta-galactoside alpha-2,6-sialyltransferase 2-like; its protein translation is MDTRDVIRDINYAYNMSNPILRSYLNQYESMFSKGLSNFQKFDKRSKGWTTASASDALCTMKTKAYIKIIDGITSPIRELGLGKYFQNAPLISKTPLYRTCAIVGSSAFMKNSELGAEIDLHDAVVRFNFAPVKNFERDVGTKTTIRIINNQFLEKKEFTEQLTKRKDMLKDTTLVIWKTTDGIYNGNLYQWMKRSKTFITAYSEWTSELSTNPMYVVNPVSLWRGWDVIQEFYNEPLPPHTPSSGFVGVLLMLPQCEEIDVYGYVRPNWKAHITCHYFAEKCPPQPKQAYHPVRAERHLLLKMNSGDLAEVKNKGRVTLPGFSNVTCV